ATAGCCGCGGTTTAACAGCGGATGGTATTAACAACGCAACGGACGTCATTAGTTCTATCGCTATTCTAGTCGCACTTCACATCTCGATGAAACCAGTGGATGAAAACCATCCATATGGCCACTATCGTTCGGAATTCATTGCATCACTCATTGCTTCGTTCATTATGTTTGCGGTGAGTATTCAAGTAATTGTTACGGGGATCCAACATTTTTATCAAGGACAGTTTCGACAACCAAGTGAATCAGCTGTTATCGTAGGGATTATTTCAAGTGTTATCATGTTTGCAGTCTTTCTCTATAATCACAACTTATCTAAAAGGGTAAAAAGTAGTGCCTTAAAAGCAGCAAGTTATGATAATTTATCTGATGCACTTGTATCACTTGGTACAGTCATTGGAATTATTGGAGTATACCTAGGTGCGCCAATGTTGGATACATTGGCTGCGATTATTATTGGTCTCTTAATTATGAAAACCAGCATTGATATTTTTAAAGAAACAGCTGTAACGTTGACAGATGGTTATGATGAGGATCAGTTGTCATACATAAGAGAATGTATTGAACCGATAGAAGACATTCAAGAAATACGTGATATTAAAGCAAGAAGTCATGGAATGATTTCATTTATCGATGTGACCATCGCTGTAAATCCAAATCTTACAGTCGTTGAAAGCCATGAAATTTCAGATTTAGTAGAGTCAAAACTAAAAGAACATTTAGGTGAAGTTGAGACGATTGTACATATAGAACCTTATTATCAATAAAACAAGCCCCTTAAAAAGTGATTGACACTTTTTAGGGGGCTAATTATTTCCTCAAATCAAATGATT
This region of Staphylococcus sp. IVB6240 genomic DNA includes:
- a CDS encoding cation diffusion facilitator family transporter, whose product is MQLDNKITQAKKGAWLSIVTYTLLTILKVLYGWLADSRGLTADGINNATDVISSIAILVALHISMKPVDENHPYGHYRSEFIASLIASFIMFAVSIQVIVTGIQHFYQGQFRQPSESAVIVGIISSVIMFAVFLYNHNLSKRVKSSALKAASYDNLSDALVSLGTVIGIIGVYLGAPMLDTLAAIIIGLLIMKTSIDIFKETAVTLTDGYDEDQLSYIRECIEPIEDIQEIRDIKARSHGMISFIDVTIAVNPNLTVVESHEISDLVESKLKEHLGEVETIVHIEPYYQ